In the genome of Ammospiza nelsoni isolate bAmmNel1 chromosome 7, bAmmNel1.pri, whole genome shotgun sequence, one region contains:
- the EN1 gene encoding homeobox protein engrailed-1: MEEPPEGHGHRDAAPGPASSGSGSDGESVPVSPSPAPASPAAPCPLPLPRRRHPPPPPPPPPPPPHRTTNFFIDNILRPDFGCKKEPPAPAGGGGGGSRERDGDRGQSSGRENVNPLLARPPNPPALLCPDSNCRPDGSAPPPPPAAAAKAGPAAAAAAAAASGAAKAPADGGETHPAKYGEHGSPAILLMGSNNGGPVIKPDSQQPLVWPAWVYCTRYSDRPSSGPRTRKLKKKKTEKEDKRPRTAFTAEQLQRLKAEFQANRYITEQRRQSLAQELSLNESQIKIWFQNKRAKIKKATGIKNGLALHLMAQGLYNHSTTTVQDKEESE, from the exons ATGGAAGAGCCGCCGGAGGGGCACGGCCACCGAGacgcagcgcccggcccggcgagcagcggcagcggcagcgaTGGCGAGAGCGTGcccgtgtcccccagccccgcgCCCGCCTCCCCCGCCGCGccctgccccctgcccctgccccgccgccgccacccgccgccaccgccgccgcccccgccgccgccgccccacCGCACCACCAACTTTTTCATCGACAACATCCTGAGGCCGGACTTCGGCTGCAAGAAGGAGCCGCCCGCGCCGGCcggcggcggaggaggaggcagcCGGGAGCGGGACGGAGATCGGGGGCAGAGCTCAGGTAGAGAAAACGTCAACCCGCTGCTGGCCCGGCCGCCCAATCCGCCCGCCCTCCTGTGCCCGGACTCGAACTGCCGTCCCGACGgctccgcgccgccgccgccgcccgccgccgccgccaaaGCCGGTCCCGccgcggcagcagcggcggcggcggcgtcGGGGGCGGCCAAGGCCCCCGCCGACGGGGGCGAGACTCACCCGGCGAAGTACGGGGAGCACGGCAGCCCCGCCATCCTCCTCATGGGCTCTAATAATGGAGGACCTGTTATAAAGCCCGACTCGCAACAGCCGCTGGTGTGGCCTGCCTGGGTCTACTGCACTAGGTATTCAGACAGACCATCCTCGG GCCCCCGCACCAGGAagctgaagaagaagaagacggAGAAGGAGGACAAGCGGCCGCGGACGGCGTTCACGGCCGAGCAGCTGCAGCGGCTGAAGGCGGAGTTCCAGGCGAACCGGTACATCACGGAGCAGCGGCGGCAGAGCCTGGCCCAGGAGCTCAGCCTCAACGAATCCCAGATCAAGATCTGGTTCCAGAACAAACGGGCCAAAATCAAGAAGGCGACGGGCATTAAGAACGGGCTGGCGCTGCACCTCATGGCCCAGGGACTCTACAACCACTCCACCACCACGGTGCAGGACAAAGAAGAGAGCGAGTGA